One window from the genome of Rhodopirellula bahusiensis encodes:
- a CDS encoding thioredoxin family protein yields MVRTASTMMPLGTAAPDFSLPETDGETVSLADFKDHKALLVIFLCNHCPYVKHVAEQLKLLTDEYMQHGVGVVGINSNDIEKYADDDFDAMKAEKESRGYAFPYALDEDQSVAVAYGAACTPDFFLFDGDHKLTYRGQLDASRPKSDLPVTGADLRAALDETIAGRSPKAEQRPSIGCNIKWKEGKEPTYFDPNGTA; encoded by the coding sequence ATGGTTCGCACCGCTTCGACGATGATGCCACTGGGCACCGCCGCGCCTGACTTTTCGTTGCCCGAAACCGATGGCGAAACGGTTTCCCTGGCCGACTTCAAAGATCACAAGGCCCTGCTGGTCATCTTTCTTTGCAACCACTGCCCCTACGTCAAACACGTCGCCGAGCAACTCAAGTTGCTGACCGATGAATACATGCAACATGGTGTCGGCGTTGTCGGCATCAACAGCAATGACATCGAGAAGTACGCCGATGATGACTTCGACGCCATGAAAGCCGAAAAGGAATCTCGCGGCTACGCGTTTCCTTATGCCTTGGACGAAGACCAATCGGTCGCCGTCGCCTACGGAGCGGCATGCACGCCGGACTTCTTCTTGTTCGATGGCGATCACAAACTGACCTATCGCGGACAGCTTGATGCCAGCCGTCCCAAGTCTGACTTGCCCGTCACCGGAGCGGACCTGCGTGCGGCACTCGACGAAACCATCGCGGGTCGCTCGCCCAAAGCCGAGCAACGTCCCTCGATCGGTTGCAACATCAAGTGGAAAGAAGGCAAAGAGCCGACCTACTTCGATCCCAACGGCACCGCGTGA
- a CDS encoding sigma-54-dependent Fis family transcriptional regulator, giving the protein MNIIAAVSMTDKPTFFSGHQSVIGYSSPNVVKANSTMDRSQSVLPPHVHSASSEATMTHGNALSSFLPVLLGLFGNQASLRGGVVSQIQDRWQPTFWTGERWGQAESLASQAGADDQFVTADGFAALSIPVAPGADMATSARKESGSDSLGSSQDILPGIGSDAIVLSIDGKPADSSSLKMLATAVGRFLWLQRNHQNDARRLWQTSKMLQHAAEWQQLDSDEQLLASMADCACEVLNCERATIFLWDKRTKKLIGRPAIGIEGGVLEVEDNAGIVGEALHSGSPRWWSAGGTDEGRVNRRIDQAQNFTTRSLLAVPMVNARDQVIGVFEGINARPGDHRNESFDAADVRTLTELAMHASIAIDSYRTRTDLTETRDRLVEQAAQSKPLIGNHQSIQEIRRNATKVAPTDLSVLVLGSNGTGKEVLAQHIHYQSERRNGPFVAVNCAALVETLLESELFGHEKGAFTDASDTRVGKFELANGGTLFLDEVGDMSAGGQAKLLRVLEEKVVARVGGSRSIPVDVRVIAATNQPLQELISAKRFREDLFFRLNVVSLTLPPLSHRGDDVMELAEHFLADFCRQIGRAVPTFAASARDAMLSHDWPGNVRELRNTVERICYLTTTDVVESSDLMMSPSTTRKSVDMPMLDDADGNLNSATREFQVQHIERLIASCGGNMTEAAGKLGLHRSNLYRKMRQLGMPTSS; this is encoded by the coding sequence GTGAACATCATCGCGGCGGTTTCCATGACCGACAAGCCGACGTTCTTCTCTGGGCACCAAAGCGTGATTGGTTATTCCTCCCCCAATGTCGTCAAAGCAAATTCAACCATGGATCGGTCGCAATCTGTTTTGCCCCCGCATGTTCACTCCGCAAGTTCGGAGGCGACGATGACGCACGGCAATGCACTGTCTTCTTTTTTGCCAGTTCTGCTGGGGTTGTTTGGAAATCAAGCATCGCTTCGCGGCGGCGTGGTCAGCCAGATCCAAGATCGTTGGCAGCCGACATTTTGGACCGGAGAACGTTGGGGACAAGCGGAATCTTTGGCCAGCCAAGCTGGCGCGGACGATCAATTCGTCACCGCCGATGGTTTTGCGGCATTGAGCATCCCCGTCGCACCGGGGGCCGACATGGCCACTTCGGCGAGGAAGGAATCCGGTTCGGACAGCCTCGGATCGAGCCAAGATATTTTGCCAGGCATCGGCAGCGATGCGATTGTTCTGTCGATCGACGGCAAGCCGGCTGATTCCAGCAGTTTGAAGATGTTGGCGACCGCGGTGGGACGATTTTTGTGGTTGCAACGCAATCATCAAAACGACGCTCGGCGGTTGTGGCAAACCTCCAAGATGCTGCAGCATGCTGCGGAGTGGCAGCAGTTGGATAGCGACGAACAGTTGCTGGCTTCGATGGCCGATTGTGCCTGCGAAGTTTTGAACTGCGAACGCGCCACCATTTTCCTATGGGACAAACGAACGAAGAAGTTGATCGGCCGCCCGGCCATCGGCATCGAGGGCGGTGTTCTGGAAGTCGAAGACAACGCCGGGATCGTTGGCGAAGCCCTGCACAGTGGCAGTCCGCGATGGTGGTCGGCGGGCGGGACGGATGAAGGTCGCGTCAACCGACGCATTGACCAAGCTCAAAACTTCACGACGAGATCGTTGTTGGCCGTGCCGATGGTCAACGCTCGTGATCAAGTCATCGGTGTCTTCGAAGGCATCAACGCGCGTCCGGGCGATCATCGCAACGAGAGCTTTGATGCAGCGGATGTTCGAACGTTGACCGAGTTGGCGATGCACGCGTCGATCGCGATCGATTCGTATCGGACGCGGACCGACTTGACGGAGACTCGCGATCGATTGGTTGAACAAGCGGCGCAGTCCAAGCCGTTGATCGGCAATCATCAATCCATCCAGGAAATCCGCCGCAACGCCACAAAGGTGGCTCCGACAGATCTCAGCGTTCTGGTGCTGGGAAGCAACGGAACGGGCAAAGAAGTTTTGGCGCAACATATTCACTATCAGAGCGAACGTCGCAATGGCCCGTTTGTCGCGGTCAACTGCGCCGCTTTGGTGGAAACGCTGCTCGAGAGCGAATTGTTCGGGCACGAGAAAGGTGCGTTCACGGACGCTTCGGACACTCGAGTCGGCAAGTTTGAACTGGCCAACGGTGGCACATTGTTCTTGGACGAAGTTGGCGACATGAGCGCCGGTGGCCAAGCCAAGTTGCTGCGTGTGTTGGAAGAGAAAGTCGTCGCTCGAGTTGGCGGGTCGCGTTCGATTCCCGTTGATGTTCGTGTGATCGCGGCGACCAATCAACCGTTGCAGGAGCTGATCTCGGCAAAGCGGTTCCGAGAAGACTTGTTCTTTCGTTTGAACGTCGTGTCGTTGACGTTGCCGCCGTTGTCGCATCGGGGTGACGATGTGATGGAGTTGGCCGAGCATTTCTTGGCCGATTTCTGTCGGCAAATTGGTCGTGCGGTTCCAACGTTCGCAGCCAGTGCTCGGGATGCGATGCTGTCGCATGATTGGCCAGGCAATGTGCGGGAACTGCGTAATACAGTCGAGCGAATTTGTTATCTGACCACGACGGATGTTGTTGAGTCGAGCGATTTGATGATGTCGCCTTCAACGACTCGCAAGTCGGTGGACATGCCGATGTTGGATGATGCGGACGGCAACCTGAACTCGGCCACGCGAGAGTTTCAAGTTCAGCACATTGAGCGTTTGATTGCCTCTTGTGGTGGCAACATGACCGAAGCGGCCGGCAAGCTTGGTTTGCATCGATCAAATTTGTATCGAAAGATGCGTCAGCTCGGGATGCCGACCTCCAGTTAA
- a CDS encoding BatA domain-containing protein, whose product MTFFNATLILGTLAAVVPIALHLLARREPQRVVFPGVQFLRPKLTSQRSRLRIRRWWLLALRVLAVIALAVALARPHIDSALSSTWWTVGLMGLTGVGFLILASVAVARGMGRSLAVGVAVAGVVALLGSLFLGTRTWATSGDLSEGNEQPVAMALLIDNGPSSKRLIASSNGTSISRLEQAIREAATVIERLPEGSRLTVLDRSATPIGFALDSASARLRLSQMKPLANPLPVQERMDAAIELLRSSDLPGKQLVVVSDWNAASWKPSAQTPAMQPEDVAISMLQVDAMGNGKADAAESNQINRFLSSPKLVDVAPAPGVSIPISVSVGMESTSSSEGQSLNVTVQLSLYERDPSLPVIRDGDLVLPRLRGVDRASVTVAPGANANVVMTLPPLDLGTHHAVVELVGDDAFDWDDRRYLTLSIPVPPRVLLVGADADERNLLGSALTAPKAPDDDGAGFRVAGVAYSDLSAVDWQLIDAVAMIDPPIQIDAASQSVVSGTGLSKNSVDQLIELSLRGGGVVMMLGPSTEVLGVAKSNMATDGSPATDRLLPRLIRSWRVPSPGTFWEVRSPSHPILRPLVQLDDQPSWSSFRVNRYWQTEPTTGAGWQSLVQYAGNQHGAILARSIEPNEPKGKNGRVAVLTTPLPALSKETRSWNQLFSAADAWPAFVTWRGLMQWATGVSDQAMTVSVGATALVPESDAANQAIGVSKLSAEAIAELSVRLYPPMTEARESNGEVVISEVDVAERGGVFTETNEVGTTFLRGPGYWGGYSTNLDPVWSLDDRVTATEMDQRFGAEQWISSDSGEQLSIRGRVGGSPPVSLHGPMMLLAVVVFLAEQLLSNRFYRTSGAAA is encoded by the coding sequence GTGACGTTCTTCAACGCAACGCTGATTCTCGGAACGCTGGCAGCGGTGGTGCCGATTGCATTGCACCTGCTGGCTCGCCGTGAACCGCAACGCGTTGTGTTTCCGGGTGTTCAGTTTCTGCGTCCTAAGTTGACCTCGCAGCGCAGTCGGTTGCGAATCCGGCGTTGGTGGTTGCTGGCACTTCGAGTGTTGGCGGTCATCGCCTTGGCGGTTGCTTTGGCTCGGCCGCACATCGATTCGGCTTTGTCATCGACGTGGTGGACCGTCGGTCTGATGGGGCTGACCGGAGTCGGTTTTTTGATTTTGGCCAGCGTCGCGGTTGCCCGTGGGATGGGGCGGTCGTTGGCCGTCGGCGTGGCGGTGGCAGGCGTGGTCGCCCTGCTCGGTTCGTTGTTCCTTGGGACACGAACTTGGGCGACATCGGGTGATCTATCAGAAGGCAACGAGCAACCTGTCGCCATGGCGTTGTTGATTGACAATGGCCCCTCGTCCAAGCGATTGATTGCGAGTTCAAACGGAACCAGTATCAGTCGTTTGGAGCAGGCAATCCGCGAAGCGGCGACGGTGATTGAACGATTGCCCGAAGGGAGTCGCTTGACGGTGCTGGATCGTTCCGCGACGCCGATCGGGTTTGCACTGGATTCCGCGTCGGCACGATTGCGTTTGTCTCAAATGAAACCGCTCGCCAATCCGTTGCCTGTTCAAGAACGCATGGACGCAGCGATCGAGTTGTTGCGTTCCAGCGATTTGCCGGGCAAGCAATTGGTTGTGGTATCGGATTGGAACGCGGCGTCGTGGAAGCCGTCTGCGCAAACGCCCGCGATGCAACCGGAAGACGTTGCGATCTCAATGTTGCAAGTCGATGCGATGGGGAATGGCAAAGCCGATGCCGCAGAGAGCAATCAGATCAATCGCTTTTTGTCCTCGCCGAAGTTGGTTGATGTGGCACCGGCGCCGGGGGTCTCCATCCCAATCTCGGTTTCGGTTGGAATGGAATCGACATCATCGAGCGAAGGTCAGTCCCTCAACGTGACGGTGCAATTGAGTTTGTATGAACGCGACCCGTCGTTGCCCGTCATTCGCGATGGCGATTTGGTGCTGCCAAGGCTTCGTGGCGTCGACCGAGCCTCGGTGACCGTTGCTCCGGGAGCCAACGCGAATGTGGTGATGACCTTGCCACCGTTGGATTTAGGAACTCATCACGCGGTGGTTGAACTCGTTGGCGATGACGCGTTCGATTGGGACGATCGGCGTTACTTGACGCTCAGCATTCCGGTGCCTCCACGAGTGCTGTTGGTGGGAGCCGACGCTGATGAACGTAATTTGCTGGGAAGTGCTCTGACGGCCCCAAAAGCGCCGGACGATGATGGAGCGGGTTTTCGTGTTGCCGGTGTGGCGTACTCTGATTTGTCAGCGGTTGATTGGCAGCTGATCGATGCGGTCGCGATGATTGACCCACCGATCCAAATTGATGCCGCATCTCAGTCTGTTGTTTCAGGAACCGGCCTGTCAAAGAATTCGGTGGATCAACTGATCGAGTTGTCTCTTCGTGGCGGTGGTGTGGTGATGATGTTGGGGCCGTCCACGGAAGTTTTGGGCGTCGCGAAATCAAACATGGCCACTGATGGCTCGCCAGCGACCGATCGGTTGTTGCCGCGATTGATCCGATCGTGGCGAGTGCCCTCGCCCGGTACTTTTTGGGAAGTGCGATCGCCTTCGCACCCTATTCTGCGACCGCTGGTTCAATTGGATGATCAACCCTCGTGGAGCTCGTTTCGAGTCAATCGCTACTGGCAAACGGAGCCCACGACGGGCGCCGGTTGGCAGTCATTGGTTCAGTACGCGGGGAATCAGCACGGTGCAATTTTGGCGAGGTCAATTGAGCCGAATGAACCCAAGGGAAAGAATGGCCGCGTCGCGGTGTTGACCACCCCGCTGCCTGCATTGTCCAAGGAAACAAGATCATGGAACCAATTGTTCAGCGCCGCGGATGCTTGGCCCGCGTTCGTCACTTGGCGTGGTCTGATGCAATGGGCGACCGGGGTTTCTGATCAAGCGATGACGGTGTCGGTGGGGGCAACCGCTTTGGTCCCCGAGAGTGATGCTGCGAACCAAGCCATTGGCGTTTCGAAGCTGTCGGCCGAAGCGATCGCAGAACTCAGCGTGCGACTGTACCCGCCTATGACGGAAGCCAGGGAGTCCAATGGTGAAGTGGTTATCAGCGAAGTGGACGTTGCCGAGCGTGGGGGCGTGTTCACCGAAACGAACGAAGTTGGAACAACGTTCTTGCGTGGGCCCGGCTATTGGGGCGGCTATTCGACGAACTTGGATCCTGTTTGGTCGCTGGACGATCGGGTGACCGCGACTGAGATGGACCAGCGGTTCGGTGCCGAACAATGGATTTCATCGGATTCCGGAGAGCAATTGTCGATCCGAGGCCGCGTCGGCGGATCGCCTCCGGTTTCGCTGCACGGACCGATGATGTTGTTGGCGGTGGTTGTGTTCCTCGCCGAGCAATTGCTGAGCAATCGGTTCTACCGAACATCGGGAGCGGCAGCGTGA
- a CDS encoding enoyl-ACP reductase FabI, with amino-acid sequence MQFEGKKGLIIGVANDHSIAWAIAQEILNHGGKCGFTHLPDRADDEKQRNRRRVAKLTDPEDGAEFLLPMDANNDDDIRTVFEHTEKTFGKIDFLLHSIAFADRDDLGRETMHTSRPGFKLAMESSVYSLLAVTSAAEPIMNQGGSVLTMTYYGGEKCVPGYNVMGVCKAALDASMRYLAFDMGARGVRVNALSAGPIRTLAGRAAGVEEMLTMYEHMAPMGRNVTHEEVGKSGAFLLSDASSGISGEILHVDGGYHAMGSPGRLLDEIKKQTK; translated from the coding sequence ATGCAATTTGAAGGAAAAAAGGGTCTGATCATTGGGGTCGCGAACGACCATTCGATCGCATGGGCGATCGCTCAGGAGATCCTGAACCACGGTGGTAAATGCGGATTCACCCACCTTCCCGACCGTGCAGACGACGAAAAACAACGCAATCGTCGCCGAGTTGCCAAATTGACAGATCCAGAAGATGGCGCGGAATTCCTGCTACCCATGGACGCGAATAACGACGACGACATCCGCACGGTTTTTGAACACACCGAGAAAACCTTCGGGAAAATTGACTTTTTGCTGCATTCGATCGCCTTCGCCGACCGGGACGACCTGGGCCGCGAAACGATGCACACCTCGCGTCCTGGCTTTAAATTGGCCATGGAATCCAGCGTTTACTCGCTGCTGGCAGTCACCTCCGCCGCCGAACCGATCATGAACCAAGGCGGTTCCGTGCTGACAATGACCTACTACGGCGGCGAAAAGTGCGTCCCTGGCTACAACGTCATGGGAGTCTGCAAAGCCGCTCTGGACGCCTCGATGCGTTACCTGGCGTTCGACATGGGTGCCCGCGGAGTCCGCGTCAACGCTCTGTCCGCCGGCCCCATTCGAACCCTGGCCGGACGCGCCGCGGGTGTCGAAGAGATGCTGACCATGTACGAACACATGGCACCGATGGGCCGCAACGTGACCCACGAAGAAGTCGGAAAATCTGGCGCCTTCCTGCTCAGCGACGCCAGCTCCGGAATTAGCGGCGAAATCCTGCACGTCGACGGTGGCTACCACGCCATGGGCAGCCCCGGCCGACTGCTCGACGAAATCAAAAAGCAAACGAAGTAG
- a CDS encoding glycerate kinase type-2 family protein — protein MTPGTLLTDAQAMFSHGVVAVLGDRLIMDSVSFDETAMLVADHVIRKDSFDRIVVVGAGKASAAMAAGLSKVIRTKLTSRDGQDFPIIGHVNVPEGCHRDLPGITIREARPAGVNEPTVAAIQGTDRILQLVADAGPRDLVIGLISGGGSALLCRPSPGISLDDKLTVTRWLSSHGADIVALNTVRKHLSEVKGGGLLRANQAGQFLTLVLSDVLGDPLDLIASGPTVPDTSTATDALTVLDQFDPDHQLPAVVREHLQRAADHPAPSIDASEHSTFVLGNNAVAVDAAGITAEALGYNHVMHCHRQSEGDAETVGRHLADLTLTMLQADPTVHRQDAFLSGGEPTVSLADASIRGVGGRNGQLVLAAYARLLELNLPDDQWSRLAILSGGTDGEDGPSDAAGGMIDGSVHRRIVELGLDVHDALRRNDSHSFLRQVGGLLLTGPTGTNVCDIRIALVDHPKHRRHQP, from the coding sequence ATGACTCCCGGAACGCTTTTGACCGACGCCCAAGCCATGTTCTCGCATGGCGTCGTAGCGGTTCTGGGAGACCGGCTGATCATGGATTCGGTTTCGTTTGACGAGACCGCCATGCTGGTCGCCGACCACGTGATCCGCAAAGACTCCTTTGATCGCATTGTCGTCGTCGGTGCTGGCAAAGCATCCGCGGCGATGGCTGCGGGGTTGTCGAAAGTCATCCGGACCAAACTGACCAGCAGAGACGGTCAGGACTTTCCCATCATCGGACACGTCAATGTGCCCGAAGGATGTCACCGCGATCTGCCGGGCATCACGATTCGAGAAGCCCGACCGGCAGGAGTCAACGAGCCCACCGTTGCCGCCATTCAAGGCACCGATCGGATCCTCCAACTGGTCGCGGACGCCGGCCCTCGCGACTTGGTGATTGGCCTGATCTCGGGTGGCGGCAGCGCGCTCCTCTGCCGACCATCGCCCGGCATTTCGCTGGACGACAAACTGACCGTGACACGTTGGCTCAGCTCACACGGTGCCGACATCGTGGCTCTCAACACGGTCCGCAAACACCTCAGCGAAGTCAAAGGCGGTGGACTCCTGCGAGCCAACCAGGCCGGCCAGTTTCTCACCCTCGTGCTCTCGGATGTCCTCGGCGATCCACTCGACCTGATCGCATCTGGACCGACCGTCCCCGACACTTCCACGGCGACGGATGCGCTGACTGTCCTGGACCAGTTTGATCCCGACCACCAACTGCCCGCGGTCGTTCGTGAACACCTACAAAGAGCGGCCGATCACCCCGCACCCTCGATCGACGCTTCCGAACATTCCACGTTTGTGCTTGGCAACAACGCGGTCGCCGTCGACGCAGCCGGAATCACCGCGGAAGCCCTGGGTTACAACCACGTCATGCATTGCCATCGCCAATCCGAAGGCGACGCGGAAACTGTGGGCAGACACTTGGCCGACCTCACGCTCACAATGTTGCAAGCCGACCCGACCGTGCATCGACAAGACGCGTTCTTAAGCGGCGGCGAACCAACCGTCTCACTCGCGGACGCATCGATCCGAGGCGTCGGAGGCCGCAACGGACAACTCGTCCTGGCTGCCTACGCTCGACTGCTGGAACTGAATCTGCCCGACGATCAATGGTCACGACTCGCCATTCTGTCCGGCGGCACGGACGGCGAAGACGGCCCCAGCGACGCCGCGGGCGGGATGATCGACGGCAGCGTCCACCGGCGAATCGTTGAGCTCGGACTCGACGTCCACGACGCCTTGCGACGCAACGACTCGCACAGTTTCCTTCGCCAAGTCGGCGGGCTGCTCCTCACCGGCCCCACTGGCACGAACGTTTGCGACATCCGCATCGCTTTGGTTGACCATCCGAAACACCGTCGCCACCAACCCTGA
- a CDS encoding alpha/beta hydrolase: protein MNTPKKSFHESSFGDLACTVVDGSDEPWLPVILCHGYGASGDDLVGLTDYLISKLGDAAEAVRFVYPVAPGDLADQGMPGGRAWWPLNMASLQQLLQTSQFDQLHDQTPPGIEAASGQLVSTVKAVLNSMPADPPASDSSATSVEGTRPYVLGGFSQGAMVTMNAALTGDIPPPDVLVQFSGTLVCGPQWIEAASKSGIGRLKATRVLQSHGTVDQVLPFSSAATLADTLHEEAEEWEFLAFQGPHTIEAGTLDHLAQWILDLTDRK, encoded by the coding sequence ATGAACACTCCCAAGAAATCTTTTCATGAATCGTCATTCGGCGATCTCGCTTGCACCGTGGTGGATGGCTCCGACGAGCCTTGGTTGCCGGTCATTCTTTGTCACGGCTACGGGGCTTCCGGAGACGACTTGGTCGGTTTGACGGATTACCTGATCAGTAAACTTGGCGATGCGGCAGAGGCGGTTCGGTTTGTCTATCCGGTCGCGCCCGGTGATTTGGCCGATCAAGGCATGCCCGGTGGCCGAGCGTGGTGGCCGCTCAACATGGCTTCGCTTCAGCAGTTGCTGCAGACATCCCAGTTCGATCAGTTGCACGACCAGACTCCGCCCGGGATCGAAGCCGCCAGCGGCCAACTGGTGTCAACCGTCAAGGCTGTCTTGAACAGCATGCCCGCGGACCCGCCTGCATCTGATTCGTCGGCAACGAGTGTCGAGGGGACTCGGCCGTACGTGTTGGGTGGCTTCTCACAGGGTGCGATGGTGACCATGAACGCGGCGCTGACCGGGGACATTCCGCCGCCGGACGTCTTGGTTCAATTCTCAGGCACGTTGGTGTGTGGTCCGCAGTGGATTGAAGCCGCATCGAAGTCGGGAATCGGCCGATTGAAAGCGACGCGAGTTCTGCAGTCGCATGGCACGGTGGATCAAGTCCTTCCGTTTTCGAGTGCGGCGACTTTGGCGGACACGTTGCACGAAGAAGCCGAGGAATGGGAGTTCCTCGCATTCCAAGGGCCACACACGATTGAAGCGGGGACGCTGGACCATTTGGCCCAATGGATTCTTGATTTGACGGATCGCAAGTGA